The Lactuca sativa cultivar Salinas chromosome 2, Lsat_Salinas_v11, whole genome shotgun sequence genome includes a window with the following:
- the LOC111912278 gene encoding uncharacterized protein LOC111912278 — protein MDQRKPQSRGSSSSSSSFTENLFGPKDPSAATSSGLFSSVFGPSSTGLGKDSSHSKNTGASNKQEFGGPYGSGKHSTPDHKTQRCIGEKDGNPIYQNETAEPSYLSSSIYYGGQEVYSPNSQPCRPHHSFKKDGGDEDPNNNSASRGNWWQGSLYY, from the exons ATGGATCAAAGGAAGCCGCAATCCAGAGgttcttcttcgtcttcttcttcatTTACTGAGAATCTCTTCGGCCCTAAGGATCcatccgccgccacctcctctgGCCTTTTCAGCTCTGTTTTTGGCCCCTCTTCCACG GGTCTAGGCAAGGACTCTTCTCATTCTAAGAACACAGGAGCATCCAACAAGCAGGAGTTTGGAGGTCCATATGGAAGTGGCAAACATTCAACACCAG ATCACAAGACACAAAGATGCATTGGTGAAAAGGATGGGAATCCCATTTACCAAAATGAAACAGCAGAACCAAGCTATCTGAGTTCATCCATATATTATGGTGGCCAAGAAGTTTATTCTCCAAATAGCCAACCCTGTCGCCCTCACCATTCT TTCAAGAAAGATGGAGGTGATGAGGATCCAAACAATAACTCCGCTTCAAGGGGAAATTGGTGGCAAG GTTCTCTCTACTATTAA